Genomic window (Diabrotica undecimpunctata isolate CICGRU chromosome 6, icDiaUnde3, whole genome shotgun sequence):
cagcaAATTCTTTTTTAGCCTTCATCTTCTTCGTTGTTTGTCCTCACTTACCAAGAGTATTTTCTTTACATATCTATGCCCAGCTATGGTACTTTGCCAAATCCCAGGTTTGATTTCTGTATATTACGACAGGAAATATTACGGTATTGTACCTTCTGCCATTAGTTTTTCTGGAGACGAGTTTGGATTTGGGATTCTATTTTAAGGTCATAATAGCTCTATTTcctcttttctattcttttttcaaTCTCCATATCTTCGTCTGCATTGTTTGGACAGATCACCTCTTGATACTTAAAATTACTCATCCTCTCAAATTCATGTTATACTGACGGCCAAAAAATACAACactttgtatatggttatttatTTGAATCAAAAGTATTTCTTTGTAAgtcttatctaaaaatatttatgtGGTACAGTTTTTACCTCTTATCTAGCTACCGCTatcttttttttaactaaagttttttttcttttttcgcaAAAAAAGATAAAGTTTATTTCTGTGTATGCAACTTtagtttatttgtaatttttggtcATTTTGGATTGCTTTTGATttatccaaaaaatttaaaatgccaaAATGCGGTCGTCGGGAATTTCGTCATTTAAGTGACTTTGAAAAAGGACGACGCACTGTAGGCATGAAAAATACCGGTTTTGGTTTTGGGAAATTTTTTCGAAGAGTTGAAGCTAATCCATAAACGGTGTTAAGAGTTTGGAGGATGTGGTCCAATGATGAGACTTATCGGCCTTGTGGTCTGTATGTCCTAGAATGTTGCAAGGCCGTAATTTGCGCCATCCTGGACTACTTGCTCTCAGAAATAGACGAGACAATGTACATCAAGTAAAAGATGATTTAGTTGAAGCTACAGAAAGGGTAGTCTCAAGAAGAACAGTTAATCAAATATTACTTGAAATGGGGTTGAGAGCTTACCGTCCGCTTTTGGTGTTACCTTTGAGACCAAAGCATAAGGCTCGACGCTTAGGATGGTGCAGTGCTCGGTCTGCTTTAGTGATGAATCTGGGTTTTGTTTGGGTGGCTCTGACAAGCGTATAAAGGTAAGACGTTTTTAAGACAAGAGACGAAATAAAGACTTGGCTGTTGATAGCCAAGCATTATGGTATGGGGTGTTATATGTTTGGGAAGCAGATCACCTCTAGTTCTTATGAATGGCACTCTGACAGCTCGACGATATATTGGTGAAGTACTGCAACCGGTTTTACATCCCTACCTACAAACCACTCTAAATGCGATCTTTCAACAGGATGACACAAGACCTCATATTGCCGGTGAAATCATAGAGTTTATAAAAGAATCTGATGTAGAGTCTTTGGAGTCTCATAGCAGGGTTACTAATTATTCGATGAAGCTACTCGTATgagtacgaaaatttttgggaggtACTCCAACATataagtcacctagggctcgatatcacataaagagtcccaccagagcttaatGCTTTTGATACCCTAGGTATCTAGAATGAGTAAATTTTCCCCTTATAGccagtgtgagccgtatggctaaatctggaggGTGCAGTATCGCATTCAGATGGCTTCTaaagaacaaaatattttatattttacattttttctcTTGCTTGTCCCCTTCCATCTATAGGAAATGTTTGGTATTATTATATTTGTAGACACTTTAATGCACAAAAATAACTAGTTAATAGAATTAGTAAAGTTTAGATACTTAAATGATAGTTTAATTTCATACTTTTAGAAACATCTTTTGGAACAACACTAGATATGACCAACAAAGACGACAAAAATTACGTATCTGCAATACATGAAATGGGTGAAATCTTGATATACAGAATAATAAGACCTTGGTTCCATTCTTTATTTGTATTTAGTATATTATCTTCTATCGGTGCTAGACTCAAACAAGTCTTATCAACGTTGCATAGCTTTACAGAACGTATTGTACTAGAAAGATCAAGAGATTTTAAACCTTTTGAAGTTAATACAGACggcgaaataaaaaggaaaaaactagcttttctagatttattgttgaatgcaaaaatttccAAGGGCATTATCGATGACCAAGGTATTAAAGATGAAGTGAATACATTTATGTTTGAAGTAagtattttattagattttgtaTACTCGTACAAGACATGCAACtttatcttgaaaaaaaaaaatgtagtcTTCTCCTTCTTTGTCAAGACGAGTTTCACACAAGACTTCAATCGAAGCATTCTCTTATTTCTAGTTAGATTTTTAGTTACTTCTATTAGGTTTTTATTTATTCTTGCGCAATAAATAATGCTTATATTGTCACGTCAATAAAGCACTATGTAACTAGCAGAATAACTATCTCCTCTGTGCTTGAtaatattaaaatgtattttacaaataatctcaaatAACTTCTGAGAATCATACTCTTTAACATAAATCATTTTCATTTCATTGTGTGTGCCTCAAACATTCTCCATCGTTGGTTGTGTTACAAActgataaatattttgaaatactttatatatttttagtttgACAATGAAACTAACTTGGCGAATGGGGTAAAATTTTAGATTAATTAATTCTAGATTaggaatttattgaatttttgtcACCATCTATTCTAATCACTTTCTGACACATACTTTGTCTTGTGTTTCCGGTAGTCTTTTCATTTATAGCGCACTAATTTTTTACACAAAACTTCACAATCTCATTATTGGAATTAAGGTTTGATCAATGCTCTATGAACTCAAAATGAACTTTAAGTTTAGATTAtaagtattttttttctttgactgGAATTCTCGATTTTAAAGTAATAGTTTAAAGAACAGTAAAGTTTATTCTGTGTTTTTCATACTTCAGAACTTTtgagaaatatttaaaattgaatgaaCCCGCGATAAATGATATAAGCATTAATGACCTTGATTCTGGGTTTTATTACACTATTTGCAAATACTCCtgaatatatacagggtggtccttaagtaattgtacaaacgaaaaccgtaaattctacactttaaaatattacgatttaagccaaattgctttaataaaatgtttatattaagaaagatacagggtgttaaagtgcaaatttaaaattctatgtttcgctataactttcatgtttgtaaagatttatgcataaaaatttacaactgggtatttttaaatatgagaaattataatttgatgcacactttgatgtagctgatagagggcgccacatatgtggcttaaatttgcacttaacttttttgctgtttgagttacctgtatttttgataataaatattaaagatacattattttaacaaaaaaaaggtatacttcttaataacttcaaaacttaacagttttcgtgataatcgcattttacaaatcagctgtataattctgatttaaggcaattactctaggcaacgaaggaaaaatagacaaaaacattaataaatctaaattttggtataaaatacctttaactaaagttaatagttaacgaaagattaaataaaataaatatattagcaggataattaataagaggatttgacaaaaacagaataataggattttacatcaaacattttacgttttatgttaaattaaagtcataatcaaaacattttgtttacaaatcaaattaagaaatagttaaactaaataacataactttttgtcaaagtaagtgttcgatatgtccaccattttctttaatttatattgttctgaagctattttcttgtggcattttaaattaattactatttaactgggaataagccacaattaaaggttaaaatacgtttattgacgtttcaatttccacttcggaaatcgttctcaaaatacaaacctttgtattttgagaacgatttccgaagtggaaattgaaacgtcaataaacgtattttaacctttaattgtggcttattcccagttaaatagtaattaatttctttaattcatttgtgaatatattacataaaagatcgtctcatgttaaatagcatcattggttctaaagaaactgctgcagtatttatttcttcccatagttggttgcgaatgtttatgggattcttatagacacgttgttttaatacgccccatacaccaaaatcaagcggattaaattctgggatacgtggtggctataatgtataatggatgaatatattcttttggatacatatccaaaccttatgttatattatggaactacatcttatttgtggcagagtttaaataatgtgttaaactgtgatgtatttgattcatgggttacttatataaacacggaataacctatcgatgtcattacttatttatatgattacgttacagcttacgagtaactataattacatttcGAACAAATGGTCtgttatgattaactaacgaactaatattatgctgaactaaattacctgtgtgtttactatatttataacaatatcggttattaggccaacgatgatgtttttgtaaaaatgctgagtctttaaggttagattggtagaaaaagtattatgaaacaagacacatatgtgttattcaatacctgggctttagtttctaattgtcctaataaaaatggttaaataatttacgtaatgaatgataagtgttcttttggaattttttataaattaaataattatatcaatatctcaccacattgcaaaggaatatgactgccacgatcaatccaacgttcagaacagttatatttaagtatgttctcactgccttctctctagaatgtggtggtctaccatcttacataaaccacatattttgggttttcagcattttacaataggaaaaaagtaatacaactccagtaggtatagaaacttaagaagcaatagaaaagggaaattgtaaacatgatgacggccaacgtctgaatacggacacggcacctaaagaagaagatgaagaatattttcttcaataagacatttagcagccataacaaaaattttgtaatgttacattatcatctttgagttgttgtaataagaataaactgtgaattatgcttatctacaggtattcaatgcttcaccgcacaaatattacaactaagaattattatgcagctgacttataaaatgcgaatatctcgaaaacggttaaattttgaggttatcaacaagtataccttttccttgtaaaaataatgtatcttgaatattttttaacacaaatagagctaactttaagagcaaaaaagttaagcgcaaatctatgctacacatgtggcatatgtggcgccctctatcagttacattaaagtttgtataaaattataatttatcctgctttaaagcatccaattataaatttttgtccaaaaatatttacaaacgtaaaagttatagcgaaaaatagaattttaaatttccactttaacaccctgtatctttcttaatatcaatattttattaaagcaagttggcttaaatcgtaatattttaaagtgtagaatttacggttttcgtttgtacaattacttaaggaccaccttgTATATCCAAAATGTCACAAGATTAAACTTGctttgtatttttttatctttatgcTATATTTCTTCAGCGCTTTTTGTATTGGTGCAGCGGCCAAATGCTGTTCACCCATTGTAGAATCTTTTATCTTTAATCTTTTGCAAGTAGTTCTTGACTAATATATTTCTTAATTCCTTCAGTAAATccatctttaaaaaatattaatctgCTTCGCTGGAGGATAAAAAATATACTACCAACACGTTAGCTAGAACAAATTTTAATTGAAGATATTATTGTACTCTTTGATTAAGTTATATTAACAATCTTTATGTTCATTAGGGGCACGATACAACTGCCACAGGTCTATCATGGGCTTTACGTCAATTAGCAATACATAAAGAATACCAGGTAATAAATAAACTTGTTTGTTtaataactaatattttatttaatgcaACCTTATTTTAAGGATCAAATTTATGAAGAAATTATATCTGTATTAGGAGACGCACAAAAACAACCAGACCTGAACGATCTAAATGAACTAAAGGTAATGGAACGATTTATTAAAGAAACTCTACGTCTTTTCCCCGCCGTGCCTTTAATAGCAAGGACGTTGGATGAAGATATAGAACTGAATGGATATTTGATTCCTAAGGAGGCGACTATTGATATCTGGATTTATGACATTCACAGAAATCCGAAATATTGGCCAGAACCTGAGAAATTTGATCCCGATCGGTTTTTGCCCGAAAATTGTGTAAATAGACATCCATTCGCTTTTGTACCTTTCAGTGCTGGACCCAGAAATTGTATTGGTAAGAAATAATGCACCATAAATTTTATAGCTCTTTATACAGTATatctgtattaattttcttctttttttcataatatactatataaatcaatatttataatTACGTATGTATTCTAAAATCGTCGTTATAATGGTCAACATATCTAATTGTCTTTTTCATAGCATATTCGTATTAGTGTTAACTGTAAACTTCATTTAAGAAAATACTCACTATCTTAGCGAAAGACGGTGACGACTAACAATTACCCAAAAATAACATTATCTTAGAAGCGTATTTAAGACaattataaaatttaagtttCTAGTTCTAAATTGTTTAAGAAACAGTTTCTTCTTAGGCAACTGGATATGTCTTGCTAAACTTATAGTCATTCTACAGTACAGAACATGTTACAAAAACCGCATGGTGGAAGATGTCCGAAAATGGAAATAGGAACTTATGCAGCCCACAAGAAAATATTCCAGCCCAAAAGCTAATCAAAAAGTTTATTACAACCTTATGCTCACTACTCCGAAATATCCTGTGAGCTTCATGGAAATTAATACAGTAATCACAGTAATACAGTAATCACAGGTGTCCTCCCTAGACAAATTCTAGAAAAATTCAGGGAGAACATAAGCCTAAAAATAAAGTGTAGTTGTTAATTAACGCCATAATACGAGTACCTGGGAACTGATCTAGTAACAAAAGTAGCATCGAAAGAGATACTAGGCTTGCTTAGACTTTAGATCTTTTGGACTAAAACCCAAGTGCAAGACATACAAAAGAAGATATTTTAGGCCGCAGTGTAGAAAGGTCCACATTTTCAAACTACCTTTATAATCTAAAATCTACAATATAGTTGTTTCCTTTTTTGCTATGAGTTGATTTGCTAAGAGATACATATAATAATAAGAAAGTGtaataaagaaatatacaatGTCTTCAGATTCAATGGTAAATAATATTTAACCAATTTATTTTAGGTCAGAGATTTGCAATGTTTGAGATGAAGGCTATTATTTGTGGAATCATGCAGAATTTCTCAGTGGAACTCGCtgataaaaatgaaaaagttgAAATAATAACTGATTTGGTGCTAAGGAGTGCACACGCAATTAATTTGAACTTTATACCTCGTACTAACTAATATTGTGATTTTGTGAATTGTAACGATTAAATAATTTGTTATTATATAATTTAGTATTTATTGATTGTATTATTGTTATTGTGTTTTTACTTTGTTAtcgtaattaaaatataatattttacatGATGCATTGTTTAAGATTGATAAGGATATTTTTCTTCTATAAGAGCGTAGGTTGAGGATATTTTGGAAATATGaaatacagatattaacaaaacaaaatcaaattttatttatttttaataatgctAAAAGCAACGTTgctataattattaaataatattgtcTATGATATTTTACACTGAATTTCAATTATTACGGCCTGCATGTTTCTAAAATATTCACTGTTTAAAGGAGGTGGGCTATTTGCTCAGCTCCTTCCACTGGAATACATCGGCCATCGACGTGAACTAACACACATCGTGACGTTTTAAAGATATTATGTTCACATCTCCGTCGAAAAGAATAGTTTCACACTGGTGCAGTTTCGTTTGTAaagtataattaaatattaaattaaaattattgctACGTCGTACCGACAACGCCATCCAATTGCCAGTGGTACGAATCAAATTAGCAGAGATCACCACTCGTTGCCAGTAGTAAGCAACAGTATTAACCAGCAGTAAGTATTGAGCAACATTATTAAGCAATGCTTCCACCTACATTTCCGGCGCTGAAGGTCGTCCTCACCTGGTTTCCGGTATAAAGTTATTCCGGAGATGAATTTTGCAATCTTAACTCATTCCTGTGATCCTGTCCTGCTGATAAGACAATCGCCTGAGCTACGTGGTAGCACCCCGCTGCCACCATCATCAATCCCACGTGGGGATTCAAGGCTTGAGTAAAAACAGTATTTGTTGTAAACTTACATACAACTTGTTGTGTCGTCCGTCGAGAACATTTTACGTTTGCTTAAAGATTTTTTACTGTATCCCTAATTATTATTGACATACttgtattaataattttattgagtTATTATTagttaaaaacttattttattgtattaagagcgtaggcgcaaaatttcgggccaatgctttttaaatgcaatcatttttttcgaatcctcagaaaactaacaaatatttttgaaaaatttaaacgcagaatgaaagattacattattacagagggccgaaagtcccttagaataaacaaaaagttttttttgaacGAGAtagttgaaattaaaaatcacactaaattttctccttttttcactcctgtaacttattaaaataaacattatagaagttttcagggactttcagcTCTCAATAAtgatgtattctttcattctgcgtttaaatttttcaaaaatacttattagttcttttaggattcgaaaaaaatgaatgcatttaaaaagcattggcccgaaattttgcgcctactcTTAATATCACCATCATTGTGATAAATTGTATTTGAAATCACCAAATTGTATTaattttactattaattgaatgTGTAGTGTATTACTGATTTTCATTCATTGTTttgttttagatttaattttgtgtatttttattaacaagtttgATTCATTTTACCGCCGATTAATTATACCATTACATATATCGAtgtttttttaccatttttgaGATTTTAATCCTTTGAGTGATTGTGACTTGTACATTCATCTTTTGTAAACTTATTCttggctataaataaatattggtttttatatcTTTGTCACGTTCCAATTAATTTgtagatattatttatttaaaattaaacgtatgTATCATATTCACTGTTTTATTTTACTTGCTTTAGAGATAGTTTGCTACAGTCTTCTTGcttattttcttgtattttgtaaTA
Coding sequences:
- the LOC140443436 gene encoding LOW QUALITY PROTEIN: cytochrome P450 4C1-like (The sequence of the model RefSeq protein was modified relative to this genomic sequence to represent the inferred CDS: inserted 1 base in 1 codon), with translation MDVFKNVYSVLAAVFVIYVVYKFLKLRSVLXKVYKLPGPPKLPIFGNFFDLFYLDTVQLFKQFREWGQKYSPVYCFVVFNKAIVCISGAEEFEKIAAGSKHLSKGFSYSLVEPWLGKGLLTNSGSLWQQRRKILTPAFHFSILQEFVKVFNKETARLVEIIKQENKKSATNIVPIISQTALNTIAETSFGTTLDMTNKDDKNYVSAIHEMGEILIYRIIRPWFHSLFVFSILSSIGARLKQVLSTLHSFTERIVLERSRDFKPFEVNTDGEIKRKKLAFLDLLLNAKISKGIIDDQGIKDEVNTFMFEGHDTTATGLSWALRQLAIHKEYQDQIYEEIISVLGDAQKQPDLNDLNELKVMERFIKETLRLFPAVPLIARTLDEDIELNGYLIPKEATIDIWIYDIHRNPKYWPEPEKFDPDRFLPENCVNRHPFAFVPFSAGPRNCIGQRFAMFEMKAIICGIMQNFSVELADKNEKVEIITDLVLRSAHAINLNFIPRTN